ATGTCTTCCGGCGCATAGCGCTGGCCCACGCTCGAATAGATGCCCACCTGCTTGAAGAGATTCGCCATGCCGAAGGTGCGCGCCTCGTCGGCCACGATGGGCACGATACGCGGGCCGAGCGCCTTGTCCTTCATGAGGTTGCCCAGCATGCGAACGAACGCCATGGTGGTGCTCATCTCCTTGCCGGCCGCCGCCGTGGCGAACTGCGCGTAGCTCGCGATGTCGGGCTTGGGCACCACCTCGCACGCGGTCTCGCGGCGCGGCATGGCGCCGCCGAGCGCTTCGCGGTGCTGGCGCAGATAGCGCATCTCGGCGCTGTCTTCGGCGGGCCGATAGAAGTCCATCGCCGTGGCCTGCGCGTCGGTGAGCGGCAGGTTGAAGCGGTCGCGGAATTCGATCAGATCGACGTCGCCCATCTTCTTGTGCGAGTGCGTGGTCATCTTGCCCTGCGCGGCGCTGCCCATGCCGTAGCCCTTCTTGGTGTGGGCGAGGATCACGGTGGGCTGGCCCTTGTGCTTGGCGGCCGCGGCGTAGGCCGCATGGATCTTCACGAGGTCGTGGCCGCCGCGCTTGAGGCGATCGATCTGCTCGTCGGTCATGCCTTCGGCCAGGCGCGCGAGCTCGGGGTTCTGGCCGAAGAAGTTGTCGCGGTTGAAGCGACCGTCCTTCGCGGCGAAGGTCTGCATCTGGCCGTCGACGGTGTTGGCGAACACGCGGGCCAATGCACCGCTCACGTCCTGCGCGAACAGGCCGTCCCAGTCGCTGCCCCACACGAGCTTGACGACGTTCCAGCCCGCGCCCGCAAAGAGCTTCTCGAGCTCGTCGATGATGCGGCCGTTGCCGCGCACCGGGCCGTCGAGGCGCTGCAGGTTGCAGTTGACGACCCACACGAGGTTGTCGAGCTTCTCGCGCGCGGCGAGCGTGAGCGCGCTCATCGATTCGGGCTCGTCCATCTCGCCGTCGCCGAACACGCCCCACACTTTCCGGCCTTCGCAGTTCAGCAGGTTGCGGTGCGTGAGGTAGCGCATGAAGCGCGCGTGATAGATCGAGCTGATGGGGCCGATGCCCATCGAGCCCGTGGGGAACTGCCAGAAGTCCGGCATCAGGTACGGATGCGGATAGCTGCTCAGACCGCGCGCGCCGCTGCCTTCCGTGAAGGCCGGCGCGGTGAGTTCCTGGCGATAGTGCTTCAGGTCTTCTTCGCTCAAGCGGCCTTCGAGGAACGCCCGCGCATAGACGCCGGGCGCGCTGTGCGGCTGGAAGAACACGAGGTCGCCGCGATGCTGCTCGCTGCGCGCATGGAAGAAGTGATTGAAGCCGGTCTCGAACAGGTCCGCCGCGCTCGCGTAGCTCGCGATGTGGCCGCCGAGTTCGCCATACGCCTGGTTGGCCTTGGCCACCATCGCGAGCGCGTTCCAGCGCATCAGCGAGGCCAGGCGCTCTTCCACCGCGAGGTCGCCCGGGAACGGCGGCTGGTCTTCGGCGGCGATGGTGTTGACGTAGGGCGTCGCAAGCTCGGGCTGCCAGCCGATGCGCTGCTGGCGCGCGACGCGGGCCAGTTCGACCAGCATCTGGCGCGCGCGCTGCGGGCCATGCGTTTGCGCGAGCGCCAGGAAAGCATCGCGCCATTCGGCGGTCTCCGCGGGATCGGGGTCGTGCGACATCGGGCTGTCGAGCAGCAGGGCGCGCATCTGGTCGGCTGAAATCGGGGCGTTCATGACGGCACTTTAAGCCGACATGCGGAAAATTAGCTACCGGCGCCAGCAAGTCCACGCTGTCGTCGCAGCATAAAATTCCGCCATCTCTTGATTTCGAAGCATTTCATGCAACTCGATGCCATCGACCTGCGCATTCTCGACGAGCTGCAGCGCGACGGCGCGCTGTCGAACGTGGAGCTCGCGCGCCGCGTGCACCTGTCGCCCTCGCCATGCCTGGCGCGCGTGAAGATGCTCGAAGCGAATGGCGTGATCGACCGCTATGTGGCGCTCGCGAACGCGAAGGCGCTGGGCCTCGGGCTCAACGTGTTCATCTCGATCAGCCTCACGACGCAGAGCAAGCAGTCGCTCGCCGACTTCGAGCAGCGCATCGCCGAGCACGACGAGGTGATGGAGTGCTACCTGATGACCGGCGACAGCGACTACCTGATCCGCATCGCCGTGGCCGACATGGCGGCGCTGGAGCGATTCATCATGGAACAGCTCACGCCGATCCCGGGGATCGAGAAGATCCGCTCGAGCTTTGCGCTCAAGCAGGTCAGATACAAGACGGCGCTGCCGTTGCCGGCAGCGCCGTCCTGAACCGATGACGATTACTTCGAGAGCTTCGGCTGGATCGGGTCGGCGGTGAGGTAGCCGACCGCGGCGCTGAAAGCGTCGTTGTAGTTCGCCTTGATCGCGGGAGCGAGGTCCTTCACACCGCTGGCGGCGGTCTTGATGAACTCGCCCGGGTGCTGGAAATTGCTCATGATGTACGTCCAGCCGTTGATCTCATCCACGGCATGAAGGCCCGTGCATTCGGCGCCGCTCGGAGTCGACAGGATGCGCGACAGCTTCTTCGTGTCGACGTTGTAGGCCCACAGGAAGTTGTTGACGTGGTTGCCGCTGTCTTCGCCGATGAAGAGCGTGCGCATCTTCTCCGAGAACTTGATGTTGTCGGGGCTGGCGATCTTGTCCGCGTGGGCGGTGTTGCCCAGCGCGTCGGCGGCGATGTCCTCGCCGACGATCAGCGCCTTGGTCTTCACGGGCACCCATTCGCTGTTGATCGCGGTGCCGCCGGTGTCCTTCTGGCTGCCCGCCAGGTTGTGGGCCATCACGCCGCCAGCCACGAGGGGCGCATCCACCGTGACGTTCAGATCCGCGCGCCATGCGGCGTTGCCCTTGACCATCGACGACTGGATATTGGCAAGCGCCGAGTAGGCGATCTTGTCCTTGGCGTTGACGGTCGTGCCTTCCATCTTGGTGAAAGCCATGCTGGCGCCCACGAGGTTGGCGTAGCGGTGCGTCTCCAGGAATGCGGCGGCCTTCTCCATGCCGGGCACGAGCTTGACCCACTGCGCGACGCCGTCGGCAAAGATCTTCGTGTAGCTCGCATCGGTCGGATCGGTGAACTTCACATCCATGATGTCGGTCGGCGCGACAGTGTTGGCCAGCGCCTCGATCTCGGCGCTGGTGGCGTGGCCCAGCTTGATCCAGGTCAGCGCGGCGCCGGCAGCCGCCGGATCGATCGAGAAGCCGGTGCCGACCTTGGCAACGTACAGCGTACCGGCGGACAGGTCCTTCTCCTTGTCGGCCACGAACATGAAGAAGCCGCCGTTGGTGTAGTCGTCGCCCATGAGCGCCGTGCGGTTGTCGGGCATCACCTGGATCAGCTCGTGCGAGATGCGGCCGAGGCAATAGTGCTTCTTCACGCTGCCGGTTCCGTCGGGGTTCACGGTGACTTCGGGCAGGTGGCCGTAGTGGTAGGCCTTGGCCGTGGTCTCGCTGCCGAACACGTTCTTGCTGTAAGCCTTGAACTGCTTGTCGCCGGAGGAACCGACCGCGGCGAACGCATCGGGCTCGTACTCCTCGCTCGAGAGGTGCGTGCCCCAGGGCGAGAGGCTCGCGCCGCAGGTGATCCACAGGCCGTGGGCGCTGGACATGTCGACGTTGTGGTACTTCACGAGGCTCAGCTTGCCGGTGGCCTGGTCCTGGTCGAGCGTGAGCACGGCGATGGGCGAGGGCAGTTGGCCGTAGGTGCTGACACCGGCCTGGTTCTTCGTCGTGTATTCGAACTGGACAACCGCGAACACCGGCTTGCCCTTGACGCCGGGCACGCTGGCGTTGGGAACGCTCAGCAGCGAGCTGCCGTCAGGTGCATCGGAGAAGAACTGGCGTTCCTTGCCGGCGACCGAGGCGTCGATGATCGGCTTGTTGTTGATGTCGACATAGCCGCCGGCGAGGACCTTGCCGCCCTTGCCGTCGGACACCATGTCGCCGGTCAGGAAGAAGGGCTGGTAGGCCAGCTTGTATTCGGTGGAACTGCCGTTGTCGAACGACACCTTGAGCGTGGAGCCGACCGTGGTGGTGGCCATG
This region of Variovorax sp. RKNM96 genomic DNA includes:
- a CDS encoding Lrp/AsnC family transcriptional regulator; protein product: MQLDAIDLRILDELQRDGALSNVELARRVHLSPSPCLARVKMLEANGVIDRYVALANAKALGLGLNVFISISLTTQSKQSLADFEQRIAEHDEVMECYLMTGDSDYLIRIAVADMAALERFIMEQLTPIPGIEKIRSSFALKQVRYKTALPLPAAPS
- a CDS encoding alkaline phosphatase PhoX; the protein is MTDSNKAPVASRRHALKLLGAAPMLPLGGLAFLTACGGGGDGGQAFPPIVLPPAPPPAPAPAANFVSAEFTGMAAPSLANAAAMATTTVGSTLKVSFDNGSSTEYKLAYQPFFLTGDMVSDGKGGKVLAGGYVDINNKPIIDASVAGKERQFFSDAPDGSSLLSVPNASVPGVKGKPVFAVVQFEYTTKNQAGVSTYGQLPSPIAVLTLDQDQATGKLSLVKYHNVDMSSAHGLWITCGASLSPWGTHLSSEEYEPDAFAAVGSSGDKQFKAYSKNVFGSETTAKAYHYGHLPEVTVNPDGTGSVKKHYCLGRISHELIQVMPDNRTALMGDDYTNGGFFMFVADKEKDLSAGTLYVAKVGTGFSIDPAAAGAALTWIKLGHATSAEIEALANTVAPTDIMDVKFTDPTDASYTKIFADGVAQWVKLVPGMEKAAAFLETHRYANLVGASMAFTKMEGTTVNAKDKIAYSALANIQSSMVKGNAAWRADLNVTVDAPLVAGGVMAHNLAGSQKDTGGTAINSEWVPVKTKALIVGEDIAADALGNTAHADKIASPDNIKFSEKMRTLFIGEDSGNHVNNFLWAYNVDTKKLSRILSTPSGAECTGLHAVDEINGWTYIMSNFQHPGEFIKTAASGVKDLAPAIKANYNDAFSAAVGYLTADPIQPKLSK
- the mdeB gene encoding alpha-ketoglutarate dehydrogenase, translating into MNAPISADQMRALLLDSPMSHDPDPAETAEWRDAFLALAQTHGPQRARQMLVELARVARQQRIGWQPELATPYVNTIAAEDQPPFPGDLAVEERLASLMRWNALAMVAKANQAYGELGGHIASYASAADLFETGFNHFFHARSEQHRGDLVFFQPHSAPGVYARAFLEGRLSEEDLKHYRQELTAPAFTEGSGARGLSSYPHPYLMPDFWQFPTGSMGIGPISSIYHARFMRYLTHRNLLNCEGRKVWGVFGDGEMDEPESMSALTLAAREKLDNLVWVVNCNLQRLDGPVRGNGRIIDELEKLFAGAGWNVVKLVWGSDWDGLFAQDVSGALARVFANTVDGQMQTFAAKDGRFNRDNFFGQNPELARLAEGMTDEQIDRLKRGGHDLVKIHAAYAAAAKHKGQPTVILAHTKKGYGMGSAAQGKMTTHSHKKMGDVDLIEFRDRFNLPLTDAQATAMDFYRPAEDSAEMRYLRQHREALGGAMPRRETACEVVPKPDIASYAQFATAAAGKEMSTTMAFVRMLGNLMKDKALGPRIVPIVADEARTFGMANLFKQVGIYSSVGQRYAPEDIGSVLSYREATDGQILEEGISEAGAIASWTAAATSYSVHGLAMLPFYIYYSMFGFQRVGDAIWAAADQRARGFLLGATSGRTTLGGEGLQHQDGSSHLVAATIPNCKAYDPAYAGEMAVIVDAGIREMMVEQKDVFYYVTLMNENYAQPDVPQGAEADILRGCYRFGVYAPTSGKAKKKVTLMGSGAILTEVVKAAQLLADEGIEAEVFSVTSWSELARDGVASEQRAIAGEEAGVPFIAQQLGAGKAPIVAATDYVRSVPESVRAFLPEGRRYLTLGTDGFGRSDTRAALRAFFRVDAASIARAARYALG